The window CGTCCGTGACGAAGTTTTCCCGTTTTTTGCCGAGATGGGTGAAAGTGCTGCGCACAACTTCATGGACGGCGCGCGACTGAACATCACGGATCCCACCGTGCTCACGCAGGTCGTAAACCTGGTCGATGGGCTGCGGCTCGATGCGGCAGACGCCGACACGAAAGGCGACCTCTTCGAACACGTCCTTCGTCAGATCAAGCAGGCAGGCGAACTCGGACAGTTCCGCACGCCACGACACATCATCCGCGCTATCACGGAGATCGTTGATCCGAAGATCGGCGAGACGGTCTACGATCCCGCGGCTGGCACCGCTGGCTTCTTGGTCGCGGCATACAACCATATTCGCGTGGCGAACTCGTCGCCCAACGCGGTCGAGACGGTCGAGGTGGACGGCAAGGACCAACGGCGGGGCGCTGGCGACCGGCTCTCGATCGCCCAGAACACGGCCCTGCAAAACGCGACGTTCTTCGGGAACGACGTAGACCCGAAAATGGTTCACTTGGCGACGATGAACCTGATTTTGCGTGGGCTGCCGAACGTTCGAGTTCGCCTGCGCAACGTGCTGACCACCACCATTGAGCGGGAGCAGAAGGAAACGCTTGGCCTGCCGGTGGATGGCTACCACGTGATTCTCGCCAATCCCCCGTTTGCGGGCCGGATCGACAAAGACCGGGTTGTCGAGGATGTCAAGGTCGGGAACAGCACAGCCACAGAACTGCTGTTCCTCAAATACATGATCGATAGCCTTCGTCCAGGCGGCAGATGTGGCGTTATCGTCCCAGAGGGTGTGCTGTTTGGCACCACCGGAGCACATCTCGAACTGAGACGACAACTGCTTGAGAACAACCAGGTTGAAGCGGTCTTGTCCCTCCCGGGTGGGGTCTTTCAGCCTTATTCGGTCGTTAAGACGTCCGTCCTGTTTTTCCGGAAAGGCGGGCGGACAAGCAATGTCCTGTTCCTGCACGCGGACAACGACGGCTACAAAAGGGACGCGAATCACGATTTGCCTATCGAGGCCGACGATTTGCCTGCAGTTGTGCAAGGTTTTCGTGATCGCGAAGAAAGGCTCGCCGCATGGCAGCGGCGAGACGCCAGCACTGAATGGACGGAGAAATGGTGGTTTGCCGACGAGGCAGCGATTCGCGGCAACAGCCTACGGCTTTCAGCCGGTCAATATCGTCCTCGAAGCCAATCGATGGTCGAACACCGTAGTTCCATAGAACTCCTCGACGAGTTGGCGGCGCTCGAACGGGAAATCGTGGAAGAGGTTGAAGCGTTGAGGTTGATAGTGCGGAACGGCGAACAATGAGCAGCATGGTGAGAATACGCGATGTCGTGTCCCAGGATACAGGGACGAGGAATCCCACGCGCCAGCCGGCCGAGAGCTTCGAATATGTGGACGTTGCTGCGATCAACAACGAAAGCAAGACCATCGAAAGAGCGAAGACACTGTTGGGTGCGGACGCACCCAGCCGAGCGCGACGCCTAATCCAGGCCAACGACGTTCTGGTCTCAACGGTCAGACCAAACTTGAACGCGGTTGCTCTCGTCCCAGAACGATTGGGCGGGCAGGTGGCGAGTACAGGTTTCTGCGTGCTTCGCGCAAACGGTCAGGTCCTGCCGCAATATCTGTACTACTTCACTCGTTCTCACGGATTTGTTGAAAACCTGTCGCGCCTTGTTGCTGGGGCCCTGTATCCAGCAGTCACGGATGGGCAGGTATTGGATCAAGAGATACCGATGGTCTCTCCCGAGAAGCAGAGGGATGTGGTGGAGGCGCTGGCTGCGGCCGAAAGCATCGTCAGATTGTGCACCGAGGCGTCTGCAAAAACAGCGGAGCTTCTTCCTGTCATGTTCGTCGAAATGTACGGAGATCCGGCGACAAACCCGAAGGGCTGGCCGTTGCGGCAGGTATCGGATTTCGTCGAAAAGTTCGAGGGCGGGAAGAATCTTCTGGCGGGATCTGAGAACGGGTCACCGTTCCGTATCTTGAAGGTGAGCGCGGTCACTTCGGGGCGCTACCTGGAAGAGGAAAGCAAACCAACACCGGATGGATACCAGCCTCCCGACGCACACCTGGTGCGTGTCGGCGACATGCTTTTCTCGCGCGCAAACACAGAGCAACTCGTAGGCGCCACGGCTCTTGTCGAGAGCACGAACGGGCAAACGCTGCTGCCCGACAAACTCTGGCGTATCGTGTGGTCCGAGCCGGCGGAGCCCGCGTATATGCACGCCCTGT of the Cupriavidus malaysiensis genome contains:
- a CDS encoding HsdM family class I SAM-dependent methyltransferase, which produces MPLTPNMRRSIDQIRDYLFGGGYPDPVSNAEQLSFLFFFYLIEGIDAENTMKARVLKHPYQSIFVGDWAVKNPLNADQGKNTIPRDRFKWSVWAKAMSGEALVRFVRDEVFPFFAEMGESAAHNFMDGARLNITDPTVLTQVVNLVDGLRLDAADADTKGDLFEHVLRQIKQAGELGQFRTPRHIIRAITEIVDPKIGETVYDPAAGTAGFLVAAYNHIRVANSSPNAVETVEVDGKDQRRGAGDRLSIAQNTALQNATFFGNDVDPKMVHLATMNLILRGLPNVRVRLRNVLTTTIEREQKETLGLPVDGYHVILANPPFAGRIDKDRVVEDVKVGNSTATELLFLKYMIDSLRPGGRCGVIVPEGVLFGTTGAHLELRRQLLENNQVEAVLSLPGGVFQPYSVVKTSVLFFRKGGRTSNVLFLHADNDGYKRDANHDLPIEADDLPAVVQGFRDREERLAAWQRRDASTEWTEKWWFADEAAIRGNSLRLSAGQYRPRSQSMVEHRSSIELLDELAALEREIVEEVEALRLIVRNGEQ